The following proteins are co-located in the Solea solea chromosome 21, fSolSol10.1, whole genome shotgun sequence genome:
- the jmjd1cb gene encoding probable JmjC domain-containing histone demethylation protein 2C isoform X4, giving the protein MAVEARPELVGKRFLCVSGDKPPEIGDIARWPWRSGVIRAVNHRDSDNPDLTVYVEFDDQEWEKREWVKVYEDFQLFLLEHQLVWAKRKEGAGGGVGAGGGAGGLLQATKAKHIQWPALGFKPVVGKSLLSSVTAVEFLLDQQLDFLSDHSSYQPYQDEVDSQNPVLRDNPQLHEEVKAWLKDQKVQEIFMQGPYSLNGYRVRVYRQDSATQWFTGIITHHDLFSRNMVVMNDQVLEPQNVDPSMIQMTFLDDVVHSLLKGENIGITSRRRSRSSQNNNSAHMAGGRPGGTTGNTQSHYTRAQAHSPRPIMTSSGPNPKGSQGTLASQQHSQSQQSQQPASQSHHSPGGSGREQREQRNSRSSRRKGSDSSVPEEDKDKREEKTGRDSKSKVKPVVTKRRKGEEEEKKAGLKRLKTDMTSDLSESSDSENPHNKRAIHSSCSSSSSSSSSSSSSSSSSSSEPNSENELKTRSNDVKPSAVSRMEEDEKPLIQGAKINNSSALIGRLSPWVELQATEESKKGVVKDTGKMSMKEVEELVAVTQITQSPRQPSLMSDTIIQGGIIESSKNTVKASSRAQTPSASHIHSSGVIDITDDAQATVHRESSEAVSALLASQAESTALSPYLPLNPSPVSSPPIPPSPSPSEGGRRTDVEPPMQQQQQQSILGGAMAAPRSLGNKTEFAPSEVIRPLTSIADSVVLVEKEKTVLHNHLHHQQQPQHPLQHMLQQQHYTPIQSGIKSPPSSEETRKHLQQQPPSHKMSTVLSPDLAKPKMSPSPNPSAPQLDSLKQKPQHPNNHQSHPYPSMHSAELLKAPKSHPNLLDISKPKPTTSPEVSKHKIPRYSDTSPPPTGRLSAKVETVEPLRSCFKPVPARPESCGVSSTKSPLIIDKNKTFTIYRDPALVRSDAENSAAATVSSNHVAAYLHPHLHTLHSPSPHSPCHPASHSHSHAASHLLATTHASALPHPHLLPPGVLQGMPPPTASLLGGHPRLDSPGGLGHLSLPHAHQQQFLQVGLQGQGPHPPPLLAQAHGGAAGLGLYPILWQYPNGTPASYPPGLNLPPTAKWVHPENPVTMNSEASLRRNTASPWLHQAAGSTGDSLGLLSHVPVRPASADANRHHIKINAHASPPLSKCSMDLHKEDLEKKGFVDPIRNMTLAQLKQEQTDRSRTPTGKDIHLHRLYLDPLSKARLSNAQDAVQAVDRVSKYKEENRQILKESIEVAPFTAKIQRSSDPTMDRDRERGRDSAFPVRIPALTSPSPKASHAHPHIIQSEKSNYFTTLSNSVVNEPPRLYSSKELSSYYDKVPGVVASIGAAVPNQGALSLGNHSSKTSLSKPPPLIKHQPEGGEGLAGKITEQLSQQVTLVQHQHQHHAGMDRIERRSPAISPSSSSTSSSSSLAQNHHHHHHHHQQQQQQHHHHQQHHHQQHHHQQQQQQQQQQQQHQLRAMPSLHRAPVFHPPTQHALERKEAAEREREREKEREKERERGGYGGRLSPPTLTPIQPVNLVATGSKTSAEQQKPPTLLPELRDIKGHGNATTITSVASAIGGEIMTSSTDGWRGGEIIQERGGMYCGEKGLSRGKPQAAVASVIVRPSTSIKYDNSYGANKSGAMIHQDLPHGRIYSSKLQGECPRLGESVREAGAGRVIQSNSNMDDMCVQYKKTAMCGMQGTMGGCITNSVCRTVVSASSNFVIQSHSVAATNQLGYSVSARSQSRELQEDFGSRTTSPGGSLRPPTPAGTSQPSPSHTPKPSSVSSISGSSQPLSSSFVHLKKHKAALAAAQSRSIVSTAPTSITTGNSSLSVDTIDKAPIRNSPPPPPANQASSSLSSSSSSIDCSSSSSSASGSTTPGKSSPLPNNQPSGSAPTSSAQPSNYHKLKKAWLTRHSEEDRNTTAIPIPTSTKPEKLPSTTTITTTTTSTSNTNNTAAMSEMIKPCTVNLSASTSSEVEMSKDIGIKGERERQSEEKMGAAAAAGGGEDRKGALSLRRGNKRTYESGSESGGDDSDASESKMEGRAKRQPKPTYKKKQNDMAKRRGDNEKDDDDIKPNGIFRSAREKTKLKLASSNGIPRSVLKDWRKVKKLKQTAESFLQDDSCSEIGPNLQKCRECRVIRSKKGEEQAHSPVFCRFYYFRRLSFSKNGVIRIDGFSSPDQFDDEALALWAPGAMEESPLEHSTAKYILSYIGDKFCQMVVTENTAASWVKKDGKLAWKRAVRGVREMCDACEATLFNIHWVCQKCGFVVCLDCYKAKERRSSKDKELYTWLKCVKGQPHDHKHLMPTQIIPGTVLADLVASMHALRDKHSIKSHCPCTNRQNLLTKLPVTNGVSQVLQNVLNHSNKLSLVKAEPGTQQNSDTGAIKAETNGGGVGGSSPGSDTGSAPVTPPESQSPLHFLADLAEQKSREEKKENKSGLLGKSMKEDKDVESLEVLQQCKTTSLVTNNTEQGSTLRDLLTTTAGKLKLGSTDGSIAFAPVYSNASQTGKSGRSMPNILDDIIASVVENKIPATRQNITTKLSIKQEPITAGITINNAAAITPAATDDTKPDKKKLVPVSATVPEDSNSQYPDIPHCWLNNRQLLWLKDHRNQNNWKLFRDCWRQGQPVLVSGIHRRLNAGLWKADSFNQEFADHQGDLLNCKDQVVTNSGIKEFWDGFEDITKRPKSKDGEPMVYRLKDWPSGEEFMALMPSRYDDLMKNLPLPEYSDPEGNLNLASHLPSFFVRPDLGPRLCCAYGVAASQDQNFGTANLHVEVSDVVSVLVYVGVAKGNGVLSKTGALKRLEEEDLDEGVRRRLKDSSETPGALWHIYLNRDMDKVQEFLHKLCKEQGSEVSLDQDPIREQGWYLSRKQRQRLMDEHGVQGWTVVQFLGDSVLIPAGAMHQVQNLHSCVQVINDFVSPEHVAKSFQLTQELRPSKEEVNYEDKLQVKNILYHCVKEAVSSLKRSSSEEDEEEENS; this is encoded by the exons gATGAGGTGGACAGTCAAAACCCAGTGTTAAGAGACAACCCTCAGCTCCATGAAGAAGTGAAGGCGTGGCTCAAAGACCAGAAAGTGCAGGAAATTTTTATGCAAG GTCCCTATTCGTTGAATGGCTACCGCGTGCGTGTGTATAGACAAGACTCAGCCACCCAATGGTTCACCGGCATTATTACACACCACGACCTCTTCAGTCGAAACATGGTCGTTATGAATGACCAG gtgcTAGAGCCTCAGAACGTGGATCCGTCTATGATCCAGATGACCTTTCTGGATGACGTAGTCCACTCATTGCTGAAAGGAGAAAATATCGGCATCACCTCTAGACGAAGATCACGATCCAGCCAGAACAACAACTCTGCCCAT ATGGCAGGAGGGAGACCCGGTGGGACCACTGGCAACACTCAG AGCCATTACACGCGAGCCCAAGCCCACAGCCCCCGCCCCATCATGACCTCATCAGGTCCCAACCCAAAAGGTTCACAGGGGACGTTGGCTTCCCAACAACACAGCCAGTCACAGCAGAGCCAGCAGCCAGCTAGCCAATCGCACCACTCACCTGGAGGCAGCGGCCGGGAGCAGAGGGAGCAGCGCAATTCCCGCTCGTCAAGGAGGAAAGGATCAGACAGCAGCGTTCCGGAGGAAGACAAGGacaagagagaggagaaaacaggtAGAG ACTCCAAGTCCAAGGTGAAGCCGGTGGTGACCAAACGTAGGAAGGgcgaagaagaagagaagaaggcGGGTTTAAAGAGGCTGAAGACTGACATGACATCTGACCTGTCAGAGAGCAGTGACTCGGAAAACCCGCACAACAAAAGGGCCATCCACTCGTcttgctcctcgtcctcctcctcgtcctcctcctcctcatcctcctcctcgtcatccTCCTCGGAGCCCAACTCTGAAAATGAACTTAAGACTCGCAGTAACGATGTAAAACCAAGTGCCGTTTCCAGAATGGAGGAAGACGAGAAGCCGCTTATACAGGGCGCCAAAATTAACAATTCCTCGGCTCTCATTGGACGGCTGTCCCCATGGGTGGAGCTTCAAGCTACAGAGGAGAGCAAAAAGGGTGTGGTTAAGGATACAGGAAAAATGTCCatgaaggaggtggaggaatTGGTGGCGGTAACACAGATCACACAGTCTCCACGGCAACCGTCTCTAATGTCTGACACCATCATCCAGGGCGGCATTATTGAGAGCAGCAAGAACACTGTGAAAG cATCGTCTCGAGCCCAGACCCCGTCCGCGTCCCACATCCATAGCAGTGGTGTGATTGACATCACGGATGACGCCCAGGCCACAGTGCACCGCGAGAGCTCCGAGGCAGTGTCGGCTCTGCTCGCCTCCCAGGCTGAGTCCACTGCTCTCTCACCTTACCTCCCCCTCAACCCCTCCCCAGTCTCCTCTCCACCCATTCCACCTTCTCCCTCACCATCGGAAGGAGGCCGTAGAACAGATGTCGAGCCTcctatgcagcagcagcagcagcaaagcatTTTGGGAGGTGCCATGGCTGCACCAAGGAGTCTAGGCAACAAAACAGAGTTCGCTCCCTCTGAGGTCATCAG GCCTCTCACGTCAATAGCTGATAGTGTGGTGctggtggagaaggagaaaaCTGTCCTTCAcaatcatcttcatcatcaacagcaGCCGCAACATCCTCTGCAGCACatgctacaacaacaacactacacACCCATCCAATCTGGCATTAAGAGCCCGCCTTCATCTGAAGAGACGAGAAAACATTTGCAGCAACAGCCGCCCTCCCACAAGATGAGCACAGTCCTCTCCCCCGATTTAGCGAAACCCAAAATGAGCCCCAGCCCAAACCCCAGCGCACCTCAGCTTGACTCGCTGAAACAGAAACCCCAGCATCCCAACAACCACCAGAGCCACCCCTATCCCAGCATGCACTCAGCTGAACTTCTCAAAGCCCCAAAGTCCCACCCAAACCTGCTGGACATTTCCAAACCTAAACCCACCACCTCTCCAGAGGTCTCCAAACATAAAATACCACGATACTCCGATACGTCCCCACCTCCGACAGGTCGTTTGTCCGCTAAAGTAGAAACAGTAGAACCTCTGCGGTCTTGTTTTAAACCGGTGCCAGCGCGGCCAGAATCATGTGGAGTCAGCAGCACCAAGAGTCCTCTGATCATTGATAAGAACAAAACCTTCACCATTTATAGAGACCCAGCACTTGTCCGTTCTGATGCAGAGAACTCAGCTGCTGCCACCGTCTCTTCCAATCACGTGGCAGCCTATCTCCATCCCCATTTGCACACCCTGCACTCCCCGTCCCCTCACTCACCCTGCCACCCGGcttcccactcccactcccacgcTGCCTCTCACCTCCTCGCCACAACTCATGCCTCTGCCCTACCTCATCCACACCTCTTACCCCCTGGGGTGCTCCAAGGTATGCCTCCGCCCACAGCATCTCTCCTCGGGGGTCACCCTCGGCTCGACTCCCCCGGCGGATTGGGTCACCTCAGCCTACCTCACGCACACCAGCAGCAGTTCCTACAGGTAGGACTTCAG ggtCAAGGCCCTCATCCACCTCCACTTCTAGCCCAAGCTCACGGCGGGGCAGCAGGGCTAGGCCTCTACCCCATCCTCTGGCAGTATCCCAACGGAACTCCAGCCTCCTACCCCCCAGGACTCAACCTGCCCCCCACAGCTAAGTGGGTCCACCCCGAAAACCCTGTCACCATGAATTCTGAGGCTTCTCTCAGGAGG AACACAGCCAGTCCATGGCTGCACCAGGCTGCCGGTAGCACTGGTGACAGTCTGGGTTTGCTGAGCCATGTCCCTGTCCGGCCAGCAAGTGCTGATGCCAACCGCCACCACATCAAGATCAACGCACATGCAAGCCCTCCATTGTCAAAGTGCAGCATGGATCTCCATAAAGA GGATTTGGAAAAGAAAGGCTTTGTGGATCCCATCAGAAATATGACTCTGGCCCAGCTGAAACaggagcagacagacaggagtCGAACCCCCACAGGAAAAGATATCCATTTACACCGCCTGTACCTAGACCCTCTGAGCAAGGCCCGTCTGTCAAATGCACAG GATGCAGTTCAGGCTGTAGACAGAGTCAGCAAATACAAAGAGGAGAATCGGCAGATCCTCAAAGAGAGCATTGAAGTCGCGCCGTTCACTGCGAAGATCCAGCGCTCTAGTGACCCAACAAtggacagggacagagagagaggcagagattCAGCCTTCCCCGTCCGGATACCAGCTCTCACCTCGCCCAGCCCCAAGGCCAGCCATGCCCACCCCCACATCATCCAGTCAGAAAAAAGCAACTACTTCACCACGCTGTCCAACAGTGTGGTGAACGAGCCTCCGAGACTGTACTCCTCCAAAGAGCTCAGCTCTTATTACGACAAAGTTCCAGGGGTTGTAGCCAGTATTGGGGCTGCAGTGCCCAACCAGGGAGCTCTGTCTTTAGGCAACCACAGCTCCAAAACCTCCCTGTCCAAGCCTCCCCCTCTTATTAAACACCAGCCAGAGGGTGGAGAGGGTTTAGCAGGGAAAATCACCGAGCAGCTCAGCCAGCAGGTAACACTAGTCCAGCATCAACATCAGCATCACGCAGGTATGGACAGGATCGAACGTCGCAGCCCTGCCatttccccttcctcctcctctacatcctcctcttcctctttggcccaaaaccaccaccatcatcatcatcaccaccaacaacaacaacaacaacaccaccaccaccaacaacatcaccaccaacaacatcaccaccaacagcagcagcagcagcagcagcagcagcaacaacaccaGCTCAGGGCAATGCCATCCCTCCACCGAGCACCTGTCTTCCACCCCCCCACACAGCATGCGCTGGAACGGAAAGAGGCTGCAGAGAGGGAGCGGGAacgagagaaggagagggagaaagaaagggaaagagggGGTTACGGTGGTCGTCTGTCTCCCCCGACCCTCACACCCATCCAGCCTGTTAACTTAGTGGCAACTGGTAGCAAAACATCAGCAGAGCAGCAAAAACCTCCCACGCTGCTGCCAGAACTCAGGGACATCAAAGGTCATGGAAACGCAACCACCATCACCTCTGTGGCCTCTGCCATAGGTGGGGAGAttatgacttcatccacagatGGATGGAGAGGTGGAGAGATAATTCAGGAAAGAGGAGGAATGTACTGTGGAGAGAAAGGACTATCCAGGGGCAAGCCTCAAGCTGCAGTGGCATCAGTCATTGTCCGTCCATCGACATCTATTAAATATGACAACTCATATGGTGCTAACAAATCTGGTGCTATGATCCATCAGGATCTCCCCCATGGTAGGATTTACTCATCCAAGCTTCAGGGGGAATGTCCAAGGTTAGGGGAGAGTGTTAGAGAAGCTGGAGCTGGCAGGGTGATCCAGTCCAACTCGAACATGGATGATATGTGTGTCCAGTATAAAAAGACTGCCATGTGTGGCATGCAAGGAACTATGGGAGGCTGTATCACAAACTCTGTGTGCAGGACTGTTGTTTCTGCCTCGTCGAACTTTGTCATACAGAGTCACTCTGTGGCAGCGACTAACCAGTTAGGATACTCGGTTTCAGCTCGGAGTCAGTCAAGAGAGCTCCAAGAGGACTTTGGCTCTCGCACCACATCACCAGGGGGATCTCTGCGTCCCCCTACTCCAGCAGGAACTTCCCAACCCAGTCCGAGTCACACTCCCAAACCTAGCTCCGTTTCATCCATTTCTGGCTCCAGCcaacctctgtcctcctcctttgTCCATCTCAAGAAGCACAAAGCTGcgttagctgcagctcagtCCAGGAGCATTGTCTCCACTGCTCCCACATCTATCACAACTGGAAACTCCTCCCTGTCCGTGGATACGATTGACAAAGCTCCCATTCGCAACTCCCCGCCACCACCCCCTGCAAACCaagcttcatcatcattatcatcatcatcatcatcaattgactgcagcagcagcagcagctcggcaAGTGGCAGCACAACGCCAGGAAAGTCCAGTCCCCTGCCCAACAACCAGCCCTCAGGCTCAGCCCCGACAAGCAGCGCTCAGCCCAGTAACTACCACAAGTTGAAGAAAGCCTGGCTAACGCGGCACTCAGAGGAGGACAGGAATACAACTGCTATACCAATTCCCACTAGTACTAAACCTGAGAAGCTGcccagcaccaccaccatcaccaccaccaccaccagcacaaGTAACACAAATAATACTGCAGCCATGTCTGAAATGATCAAACCCTGCACTGTCAACCTCAGTGCCTCCACCTCCAGCGAGGTGGAAATGAGCAAGGACATCGGGATTAAAGGTGAGCGAGAGAGGCAGTCGGAGGAAAAGatgggagcagcagcagcagcaggtggtggGGAGGACAGGAAAGGAGCTCTGTCGTTGAGGCGAGGGAACAAACGGACATACGAGTCGGGTTCAGAGAGTGGAGGAGATGATTCTGACGCCAGTGAGAGCAAGATGGAGGGCCGGGCCAAGCGTCAGCCTAAGCCGACctacaaaaagaaacagaatgACATGgccaagaggagaggagacaatgaaaaggatgatgatgacattaAGCCCAATGGTATCTTCAGATCGGCCCGAGAGAAGACCAAACTGAAACTGGCCAGCAGCA ATGGCATCCCACGCTCTGTGTTGAAGGACTGGAGGAAGGTGAAGAAGCTGAAGCAAACAGCGGAGTCATTCCTGCAGGACGACTCTTGTTCAGAAATCGGACCCAACCTCCAGAAGTGTCGAGAGTGCAGGGTCATCCGCAGCAAGAAGGGAGAGGAGCAGGCACACTCCCCTGTCTTCTGTCGCTTCTACTATTTCAGAAG GCTTTCCTTTAGTAAAAATGGAGTCATTCGAATCGATGGCTTCTCCTCTCCGGACCAGTTTGACGACGAGGCTCTGGCCCTGTGGGCTCCTGGGGCAATGGAGGAGAGCCCCCTGGAACATTCTACAGCCAAGTACATCCTCAGCTACATCGGAGATAAATTCTGTCAGATGGTTGTGACTGAGAATACTGCAGCATCCTGGGTCAAGAAGGATG gCAAGCTGGCATGGAAGCGAGCGGTGAGGGGGGTGAGGGAGATGTGCGATGCCTGTGAGGCGACGCTCTTCAATATCCACTGGGTCTGTCAGAAATGTGGCTTTGTTGTCTGCCTCGACTGTTACAAGGCCAAAGAGAGAAGGAGCTCCAAag ATAAAGAACTCTACacctggctgaagtgtgtgaaaGGCCAACCCCATGATCACAAACACCTGATGCCAACACAGATCATACCAGGCACAG TGCTGGCAGACCTGGTGGCTTCCATGCACGCGCTGAGAGATAAACACAGCATCAAATCCCACTGCCCCTGCACCAACAGACAGAACCTCCTCACCAAACTGCCAGTCACCAATGGAGTGTCACAG gTTCTGCAGAATGTCTTGAACCACAGTAACAAGCTGTCTCTGGTGAAGGCCGAGCCGGGCACTCAGCAGAACTCTGACACAGGAGCAATCAAGGCAGAGACTAATGGAGGAGGTGTCGGAGGAAGCAGTCCAGGCAGCGACACAGGAAGTGCTCCCGTCACCCCACCAGAGTCCCAGTCACCTCTGCACTTCCTGGCCGACTTGGCAGAACAGAAATCcagggaggaaaagaaag AAAACAAGTCAGGGTTGCTGGGTAAATCCATGAAGGAGGACAAGGACGTAGAAAGCCTGGAGGTCCTGCAGCAGTGTAAAACCACTTCTTTGGTCACTAACAATACAGAGCAGGGCTCCACACTCCGAGATCTGCTCACAACCACAGCAGGGAAACTGAAGCTGGGCTCCACTGATGGATCCATCGCCTTTGCACCCGTCTACTCTAATGCATCACAG ACTGGAAAGAGTGGGCGGAGCATGCCCAATATCCTCGATGATATCATCGCTTCGGTGGTAGAGAACAAAATCCCCGCCACTCGCCAGAACATCACCACCAAGCTGTCAATCAAGCAAGAGCCCATCACCGCTGGTATCACCATCAACAATGCCGCCGCCATCACTCCTGCCGCTACTGACGATACCAAACCAGACAAGAAGAAGTTAGTGCCTGTTTCTGCGACTGTGCCAGAAGACTCAAACAGTCAGTATCCAGACATTCCCCACTGCTGGTTAAACAACAGACAGCTACTGTGGCTCAAAGATCACCGGAACCAGAACAACTGGAAGCTGTTCCGAGACTGCTGGAGACAGGGACAG cCTGTGCTGGTGTCAGGGATCCATAGGAGACTGAATGCCGGTCTGTGGAAAGCGGACTCCTTTAACCAGGAGTTCGCTGACCATCAAGGAGATCTTCTCAACTGTAAAGACCAGGTGGTGACCAACTCTGGGATCAAGGAATTCTGGGACGGATTTGAGGACATTACCA AGCGGCCCAAGTCCAAGGATGGAGAACCTATGGTCTACAGACTGAAGGACTGGCCGTCCGGAGAGGAGTTCATGGCCCTCATGCCCTCAAG ATATGATGACTTGATGAAGAACCTGCCGCTGCCAGAGTATTCTGATCCAGAGGGAAACCTCAACCTGGCCTCCCACCTGCCGTCTTTCTTCGTCAGGCCAGATCTGGGGCCGAGACTCTGCTGTGCCTACG GTGTAGCTGCATCTCAGGACCAGAACTTTGGGACGGCCAACCTCCACGTGGAAGTGTCGGACGTCGTGTCTGTTCTGGTTTATGTAGGAGTAGCAAAAGGCAACGGAGTCCTGTCCAAAACTG gAGCGTTAAAGcgtttggaggaggaggatctagATGAGGGAGTCCGCAGGAGGCTCAAAGACTCCAGTGAGACACCAGGGGCGCTGTGGCACATCTACCTCAACAGGGACATGGACAAAGTCCAAGAGTTCCTGCACAAG CTCTGTAAGGAGCAGGGATCGGAGGTTTCCCTGGACCAGGATCCAATCAGAGAGCAGGGCTGGTATCTGAGCAGGAAGCAGCGTCAGCGGCTGATGGATGAACATGGAGTCCAGGGCTGGACTGTAGTTCAATTCCTGGGAGACTCTGTCCTCATACCAGCCGGGGCGATGCACCAG GTCCAGAACCTTCACAGTTGTGTTCAGGTCATCAATGACTTTGTATCTCCGGAGCATGTGGCCAAGTCCTTCCAACTGACCCAGGAGCTGCGGCCCAGTAAAGAGGAGGTCAACTATGAAGATAAACTACAG GTCAAGAACATCCTGTACCACTGTGTGAAGGAGGCGGTGAGCTCGCTGAAGAGGAGCAGCtctgaggaagatgaggaggaggagaactcaTGA